TGTGACATTTACTAAATATTTGTCAATTGAAAAAAAAAATAATAATAAATCCGCGCTTTGAAAGCGCGGGTCAAAATCTAGTTTACTTTAAAAACAACTACATGCAGTTACAAAGTTTAATCACATTAGAAGAATTCATAACCTATGAAAACACCATATATATATTTAAGGTTATCCATTTCGACTTACTATGTATATATTTGACTATGATCATCTAACATGTCTATACATTCCTTGTACTACTTGGGACATGTTAAACTTTGGATTTTGACTATTCAAAACTCCGGCTCACATGTTCTTTCTGTATTTTATTAGACAACAGTTTTATAAATCTGAAGGAAATGTATCTAATTTGTACACGCTATATTACGAAATACTAAATACACACGCATACACAGACTTGCAATTATCTTAAGACTCAAATGAATTTGATTCTCAACTTAGTGGAGTAGTTGGGGTAAAAGAGGAAAATCATTATAAAGGTAATAAAGTTGTTAAAAACGAAAAAAACGAGATAAATAATAATATTACAGACAAGAGTAACAAAGAACATAGAAAGAGGTAATGAAAGAAGAGAGGGGCCTACCTACACGATGGAGGATGTCTCCTTCCACCTTCTTCTCATTTTAACGACTTTTCAATTTTTTTTCCTCAAAAATGGTCATTTTCATCAGCCTATATAATTACACTATCATCCTCTTATGTCATTCACCCTTCACAAATATCTTCGAACCCAATCATTCACCAAAGCTCTCTGTAGACCTTTTGATTTTCACCGTCGTTGTGTTAGCTCGTAAGAGAGAGATATGGGAAGTACTCCGGCTGAAGTACCCTGCGAGGATGTCGCCGATAACAGGTCCGGCGTAGGAGGTGGTATCTCCGACGTCTACGGCGAGGATTTAGCCACCTTGGACCAGCTCGTCACTCCTTGGGTTACCTCCGTTGCCAGGTCAGTGTCATTACTCTGTTTTGAACTTTGGTCTATGAGAATCGCTTGCTTTTAGGTTTCCTCTGTTTCTAACTAACTTCAGCTAAGTTAGTTTACTAAACTTGGGAGCCAAGAAAACTGTGGCTGATGTTTCTTGTGGTTGAAGTAAGGGAATGTATAAATAACTTATTGTGGGAAATGGAAAAATGTTTCAGTGGATACTCGTTGATGCGTGACCCAAGATACAACAAGGGACTTGCGTTCACTGATAAAGAGAGAGATGCTCATTACTTAACTGGTCTTCTTCCCCCTGTTGTCATTAGCCAGGAAGTTCAGGTGATTTTAGTGAGATTTAAATAAAGAAAAAATTCACTTCTGTTTAGCTTTGATTTTTGGTTTGTTTTGTGTGTTAACTAGTGGTTTTGTTGTTGTCTTGATTTGATTAGGAGAGGAAGCTGATGCATAATCTCCGTCAGTACACTGTTCCTCTTCAGCGTTACATGGCCCTCATGGATCTTCAGGTTATTCATTGCTCCTTCGAACTAAGTGAAATGTGTCCAAGATTTTTTCAGTTAGTCTTTGTCAACGGTGGCTCATGTATATGAATGTTTCAGGAAAGGAACGAGAGGTTGTTCTATAAGCTTTTGATTGATAACGTGGAGGAGCTGCTTCCAGTTGTGTACACACCAACAGTTGGTGAGGCTTGCCAGAAGTATGGTAGCATTTTCAGGAAGCCACAGGGTCTTTACATCAGCTTGAATGAGAAGTGTGTTTTCTTTAATCTCTCACTTCCATTTTGTTTCTTTAAAAAGTACTAAAAGTGAATGTATGCTCTTTTAGGGGAAAGATTCTTGAAGTGTTGAAGAACTGGCCTCAGAGAGGGATTCAAGTTATTGTTGTCACTGATGGTGAGCGCATTCTCGGTCTGGGAGATCTTGGTTGCCAGGGAATGGGAATTCCAGTGGGGAAGCTTTCTCTTTACACAGCTTTGGGAGGAATCCGTCCATCAGCAGTAAGCATCATCTAAAACAAAACCTACAACATTTTGTTTTTGTCTTTAAATTTGATACTAAATGCAAAATGTGGTTTCAAATATGCAGTGCCTTCCAATCACTATTGATGTGGGTACAAACAACCAGAAGTTGCTGGATGATGAATTCTACATTGGCCTTAAACAGAGAAGGGCAACTGGGCAGGTTCTTACCACTCTCTTCCCTATTTTTTGTTTTCTCTTGTTATAACTAATACAATGGTTTGTGATTCAGGAGTATGCAGACTTTCTACACGAGTTCATGTGCGCTGTGAAACAGAACTACGGAGAGAAAGTGTTGGTGCAGGTAGCCATATGATAAAACAGATTATTATTTTTTTTTTTCATTTTTTTTTTTAAGATGTCCTGATACATACTCTTTTTTTTTTTTTCAGTTTGAAGATTTTGCAAACCACAATGCGTTTGACCTTCTGTCTAAGTACATGGATAGTCATCTTGTCTTTAATGACGATATCCAGGTAAAGATCATTTTCCTAAAAACTGATCTATTTTTGTTACATTTTGTTTTGAGGTGTCAGCTATCGAGAAACTTGCGTCTTGTGTTGCAGGGTACTGCATCCGTGGTGCTTGCTGGGCTTATTGCGGCTCAGAAAGTGCTTGGTAAAAGCCTTGCTGACCATACCTTCTTGTTCTTAGGTGCCGGAGAGGTGAGTTCAGGAATCATTAATACTCTAAAATATACAATTTTTTTAAAAAACACTCTAAAATATCTAAATTATCTTAATATATATAAAAAAATAATATATTTAACTAATTTTTGATATTTTCAGATCCTACCTTGGTTTTTGGTTCGGTTTGATTTTTTTATAATCGTTGAGTGTGGATCGGATTTTAGTTTTTCTGTTCGGTTTGGGTAAAAACGCCCAAACCTATTCTAAAAGCTTATCATCTATCTTGCATATATGTTTTGCTGATTGGGGAACGCTTGTTCTTTGTAGGCTGGAACCGGTATAGCTGAGCTAATTGCTCTTAAAATTTCGAAAGAGGTTAGTAACTCTGAGAAGTTAATTATATTTTCTCTGTTTTCTGGCTTAATCATTTCTTTTTGTAGACCGGAGCTCCCATCGAGGAGACCAGGAAGAAGATTTGGCTCGTGGACTCCAAGGTATTGTTAACAACCACCAAGACCAGTCTCATCCTCTTTAGCTTAAACCTGTTTTTTATCACTTATGTTTCTCTTTTGAACTTTATTTCCCAGGGACTTATCGTTAGCTCACGCAAAGAATCGCTTCAGCACTTCAAGCAGCCATGGGCGCATGAGTACGAACCTGTCAAGGACCTCATTGGTGCTGTGAATGTACGCAATGAACTTTTCTTTAAAAATCTCTTGATTTTAGTTTTTTTTTTTTAATTTCTGTATTCACTCTTGGTTGATTTTTTTTTTTTAAAACAGGCAATCAAACCAACTGTTCTCATTGGAACCTCTGGTGTGGGTCAAACTTTCACAAAGGAAGTGGTTGAGGCCATGGCTACCAACAACGAGGTTTCTCCTTGTCTTCTTCTTCACAGCTTTTCTCAACTAACACGCCATCTATTGCTATTGTTCTAATACCTGTCTTGGTGCTGGTTTATAGAAACCGTTGATTCTTGCTCTCTCAAACCCTACTTCTCAAGCTGAGTGTACCGCAGAACAGGCTTACACATGGACCGAGGTATATATTCTCTCTAATATGACATCGGAAAATGATTCATATCCTGGTTATAACAAAGCTTAATGTATGCTTAAAAATAGGGTCGTGCAATCTTTGGTAGTGGAAGCCCGTTTGATCCTGTTGAGTACAACGGCAAAACTTACTTGCCTGGCCAGGTCTGTGTTACTTCCATATTATTTTCTCTGTCACTTAATCTGAATGCTGACGTCAGAACCCTACTTCACTTCACAGGCAAACAACTGTTACATTTTCCCGGGTCTGGGACTTGGTTTGATCATGTCCGGTGCTATTCGTGTCCGTGATGACATGCTCCTCGCAGCTTGTAAGTATAAATTTGTGACGGAGTAAAAGATTCTCAGTGGAACTCTTTATTTAACTTCTCTCTCTCTCTCTCTCTCAACAGCTGAAGCATTGGCGGCTCAAGTCACTGAAGAGAACTTCGCCAACGGTCTGATCTACCCACCATTCTCAAACATCAGAGAGATATCTGCTAACATTGCCGCCAGTGTGGCAGCAACAACCTATGACCTCGGTTAGTTCCATTTATCTCTGCCTACTAATAAAACTGTCTTTAGTTCTTAACCTAAGTTCTTGAGTTGTATAAAAAAGTAGTTCGGATGATAAATTTTGTGGGGATATAGGATTGGCGTCGAACCTACCACGTGCAAAGGATCTGGTGAAGTTTGCCGAGAGCTGCATGTACAGCCCTGTCTACAGAAACTACCGTTAAAAAAAGAAGTGGTGTTGAAGAAACATGCAGATTCTTGTGCTATTCACAACCTTCTTGAGGCTTTTGTTTAAGTGTTGCTTGGTTGTATTCTACTTTCTTCTACACTATGATGTTTCGAGCACTCTCTCTCCTTTTGTCTTTGCTTCTTGTTTTGTGGAATAATAAATCCAATCTAAAAAAGCTACGTTTTCACCCACACAACCAACGTGTCTAAATATGGGAACATGCTTTGTTGTCTCTTGGATTCTTTTGAAATAATTGTTTGCACTGCTGTGTCACATAGTAAATAGTCATTTTCCACTAAATAAATAGATGAACCAAAAGATGTGAAAACCCCATTATGTTTCTATGTTAAGAACCAACCATGTGATATGTAAGTGAGGCATCAAATATTATAGCATTTTTTTGTAATCGACCAATTCATACAAACAAACATGTTCAGAAAATGTAAAAATCTTATTAAGAAGAGAACAAAATCACAGTTACTGGAAATAAAATAGAAAATCAGTCCGGTAAAACAGTTTCAACCCAACTTTGTTAAAACAAAATTCACTTGAATACACACCACAGAAGCCAAATGGGCTTAGTAGTCCTGAGCTTTAGCCTTAAAAAAGCCCATATAGCATTCGGTTGAAATTGGGTAAATAATTTTTATTCTCGGCAAAATCGGAACAAATGATAAGTTAGAGGGACTAATAGGTAAAGAATAAACACGTTTTCTTCGCATCTGGAACAAGCGAGAAGCTCTGATCCCTTAAATTAAATTTACACTTTTCTCGTCTTCTTCGTCAAAAATCCTCTTCACCAAGTTAATCTTCTCTCCGATCAAAAAGTCAATTAAGGTATGTTCTTTCATAATCCAATCGAATGATCTCATTACAAACACGTATTACTCTCCTCATGCTTTACTTAAAATGTAACTTGGGAATGTTTTTGTGAAATGTTTTCTGATTGCTCTGGGGTTTTTAATTCTCTTATATATGCTTAATTTCTGCCTCTGATTGATTTGTTTGTCGGTTATAATGAATCTAGGTTTTGTACAAGCGGTTTTGGTTTCGAACTATATACAAATCTCAGTGTGGTTTTGTTCTTGTATTATGTCTTGAATTACGAAAGTAGCAGTCTTTGGTTTAGGGTTTCATTTTTTTTTTTTTTTTTTTTTTTGAGCTTACGTCCATGACGAACCTTTGCATTGACTTGTGAATGATTAGACTGTGTTGGAATGTGTGTGTACGAGAAAATAATAGCTTTTATTGTCTGTCTAGTGATCAGGTTACGCAGGAAGTGAGATTTGAGGTTTGAGAAGCGCAACAGAACACAAGAAGGAACCTAAATCAGTTGAAACTGCAGCCAATGGCGCTTAACCCTCAGTTGATGCCCAATGGGATGCCTGTTCCCTTTGTTAATGAGATGTTTGTTCTTGTCCGAGACGGGGTTGAGTTTGAAGTCGACAAGATTCCTGGGTTCGTCTTTCCTTCTCATCTGCTCTATTGTTTTATTGATTGTGGGGTTTTGGCTTTATAATTATTCTGCGCGGGGTTTTCTTTTTTTGCACCCTTTAGTTTCACTGGTTTGGATCTGTTCATCTAGCACATGAACCAATTGAAAAGTACCATAATTGAGTAGACACACACAGGTGTCATAAACACGTTACTGACGTTGTTCTGTGTTTGTTTGATACAGAGGACATGGAGGGCATGTTAAGGCCAAGGGAGTGATATACTTGTCTAATATTCGGATGGTCTTTGTTGCTACCAAGCCTGTTGAGAACTTTGTTGCTTTTGACATGCCTCTGGTACTCTCAATTGATCTTACTTCTTCTTATTCAGTTAATACATGGCACTAAGTATATTTCTATGAGTATAGTTAAAAAGGGCTTCATGTTACATACATAGGAGCGACTAGTAAAATCTCTAATTATATATACTCAGATCTGGCAAATAATGGACTATATATGTTACTCTATTTTGTAGCTTTACATCCACGCCGAGAAATTCAATCAGCCAATCTTCCACTGCAACAATATATCTGGACAAGTCGAGCCTGTAAGTAAACAATCTTCATGTGGGATTTACATTTTTCCTTGTCAGAAAATTATCACATAGAACTTACACATCTCTTTGAGTATGTAATAAAAATTTACAGGTGGTACCAGAGAACGAGCACAGAGCGCTGTATTCAACACACAGTTTCAAGATCTTGTTCAAGGAAGGTGGTTGCGGGACGTTTGTTCCTCTCTTCTTGAATCTTATATCATCAGTGAGACAATACAACAGACAAATGCAGCAAGCAGCAGAAGCACCACGTGTTGATCCTCTTCAAGCCGCTCAGACCCCTGTTGATGAGATGATGAGACATGCGTAAGCCCCC
The DNA window shown above is from Brassica oleracea var. oleracea cultivar TO1000 chromosome C3, BOL, whole genome shotgun sequence and carries:
- the LOC106335096 gene encoding NADP-dependent malic enzyme 2, which translates into the protein MGSTPAEVPCEDVADNRSGVGGGISDVYGEDLATLDQLVTPWVTSVASGYSLMRDPRYNKGLAFTDKERDAHYLTGLLPPVVISQEVQERKLMHNLRQYTVPLQRYMALMDLQERNERLFYKLLIDNVEELLPVVYTPTVGEACQKYGSIFRKPQGLYISLNEKGKILEVLKNWPQRGIQVIVVTDGERILGLGDLGCQGMGIPVGKLSLYTALGGIRPSACLPITIDVGTNNQKLLDDEFYIGLKQRRATGQEYADFLHEFMCAVKQNYGEKVLVQFEDFANHNAFDLLSKYMDSHLVFNDDIQGTASVVLAGLIAAQKVLGKSLADHTFLFLGAGEAGTGIAELIALKISKETGAPIEETRKKIWLVDSKGLIVSSRKESLQHFKQPWAHEYEPVKDLIGAVNAIKPTVLIGTSGVGQTFTKEVVEAMATNNEKPLILALSNPTSQAECTAEQAYTWTEGRAIFGSGSPFDPVEYNGKTYLPGQANNCYIFPGLGLGLIMSGAIRVRDDMLLAASEALAAQVTEENFANGLIYPPFSNIREISANIAASVAATTYDLGLASNLPRAKDLVKFAESCMYSPVYRNYR
- the LOC106335097 gene encoding UPF0664 stress-induced protein C29B12.11c-like; this translates as MALNPQLMPNGMPVPFVNEMFVLVRDGVEFEVDKIPGGHGGHVKAKGVIYLSNIRMVFVATKPVENFVAFDMPLLYIHAEKFNQPIFHCNNISGQVEPVVPENEHRALYSTHSFKILFKEGGCGTFVPLFLNLISSVRQYNRQMQQAAEAPRVDPLQAAQTPVDEMMRHAYVDPNDPTKIYLQQPSGESQLRRRAYHSSAAEH